A segment of the Candidatus Saccharimonadales bacterium genome:
ACGGATAACCCAAACCACCACGATAATAGGCAATACAAAGCTCAGCAAGAAGCCAAACACGAAAAGGAAAATTTCCATTGGAGACAGGATACAACCAAACTGACAGAAAAAGCAATAAAGCTTACGTTAGTTGGTATAATGAAGCCGCCTCAATAAAAAATAAATATGATCAACCGTTTTTTTAAGGATTTGTTTGAAGCCGACCAAGTCGTCCGCATTGCCGGGTTGTTCTTAGCGGCTACTCTGGTCTGGCAAACCGTTAAAGTTGTCCAAAAAAACTACAATCTTCAGCTCCAAGTCGACCGGTTGAAAGATGAGATCGCTATCCTTCAACTCCAAAATGAACGTTATGAGTATGACATAGAGTATTTGAAGACCAAGGAGTACCAGGAGCTTGCCGCCCGGGCTAAATTCAACAAAAAAGCCGCCGGAGAACACGTTGTGGCGTTATCAAAAAAAGAACCCATAGATCCTTTACCGGTTGAAGATCAAGCAAGACTCGAACCCAAGCCACAATATCAAGAGAACCTAGAACAATGGCTATACTTCCTGCTTAAAAAGGAGCCTAGTTAACAAGCTGTGGCAGTTACCAAAAAACAGACTTAAGACAACCCTCGTAGGGGCATTTAATAGAATGCCCCTACGGATTGGAGTGAGGTAACTCTACTTCGTTAAAAGTTATTTTACTTGGGGATAGCGTCTTCAAATCCAATATCGTAGCCAAAGAAGTAACCTGCTAGCGCGCCGATAGCTAGGCCGATCAGTAAAGCAAAGACTTGTCGTTTGCTCATACCATCAATCGTATAATTCCAAGCTGGCCAGGAAGCAGGATGAGCGTTTGGTAGCCGCAATACACTTTTGAATTGGAACGATATCAACAGGGAATTAGTCTGTTGGTCAAAGCTCCCAAGGGAAAATAAGCTACTACCTGACTCCATCGATCAACAGGAAGTTACTTTAATAGTCATCAAAACTATCTCTTAAGTACGTCTTGGAGGGCCGAATAAGCAGATTTGGGTTTCATATCTTTATCCCATAGTAAGCTGGTGCCGAGGAGCAACGGGTATCTATCTGCAACGGTTGTCGAGCCGTAGAGATCCGACACGCCCCAGGTAGTGTAAGAGCTACAGCTTGGCTCGCTGATACAAAGCGATAAAACCCCTACGTACTGCTCACTTTGGAACTTAGGATCTGTTCCTGTAACGTCAATCTCCGAAATTCTAACATCGAGCCCAAGAGCCGCTATTGATCGGATGTGTGAACGCATAATTTTGAAATCAATCTCGTCGGTTGGTTGATAAACATGAGACTCAAAGCCGACACCATCGATCGGTACACCGCGGCTCTTCAATCTCTTAACTAGTGCTAAGAAGGCGTCCCAACGTTTATCATCATGCTCTATGCCATAGTCATTGATATAAAGTTTGGCCGACGGGTCAGCCGCACGAGCCGCGCTGAAAGCTTTGTCGATGTAGGTTTCACCCATGGCTTTCTCCCAGAAATGCTGGCGGAGTCCAGGCCCCCCATTTTCGTAATCCTCATCCTTTTCTGACAACGGCTC
Coding sequences within it:
- a CDS encoding endo-1,4-beta-xylanase, translated to FTDADNILAMAEANGQAVHGHTLVFAKSNPSWMTDAPKKDLPKIMTEHITNVVEHFKGRINTWDVVNEPLSEKDEDYENGGPGLRQHFWEKAMGETYIDKAFSAARAADPSAKLYINDYGIEHDDKRWDAFLALVKRLKSRGVPIDGVGFESHVYQPTDEIDFKIMRSHIRSIAALGLDVRISEIDVTGTDPKFQSEQYVGVLSLCISEPSCSSYTTWGVSDLYGSTTVADRYPLLLGTSLLWDKDMKPKSAYSALQDVLKR